The Sorangiineae bacterium MSr11367 genome window below encodes:
- a CDS encoding FAD-dependent oxidoreductase — translation MSYEVIIVGGGPGGSVTASRLAQLGRRVLVLEKTPFPRFHLGESLLPQSMPILGKVGVLEALEQRFLVKRGANFHLSGTGKTARYDFAEAFDKSVKSAFEVPRDEFDHVLLRRASTLGAEVREGWTVTRIVFDNDRAVGVEARDPNGVTHSLAAPFVVDATGRDAMHAHTTRSTIRVPHLDKTALFTHFRGAHRDTGDREGDIQIVVFPAGWFWFIPFKDGRTSVGAVVSSAWMKTRTPGQTVDDLYRRAVSESDVATRMLEGAEQLFPAGATADFSFRVKRLAGPGWLAVGDSGGFIDPLFSTGAHLAIYGGYHGAEAIHAALESGESVDRFVAWEKQVRRGAELFLGAVQAFYQGTLTEYLFADKPHPFLKRSITSMLCGDVFHGDERWTREIQSRFPASFD, via the coding sequence ATGTCGTATGAAGTGATCATCGTGGGCGGCGGGCCAGGCGGCTCCGTCACCGCGTCACGGCTTGCGCAACTCGGCCGGCGGGTGCTCGTTCTGGAGAAGACGCCCTTTCCCCGCTTTCACCTGGGGGAGTCGCTCCTCCCGCAGTCGATGCCCATCCTCGGGAAGGTCGGCGTTCTGGAGGCGCTGGAGCAGCGCTTCTTGGTCAAGCGTGGCGCCAACTTCCACCTGAGCGGCACGGGCAAGACCGCCCGGTACGACTTCGCGGAGGCCTTCGACAAGAGCGTCAAATCGGCGTTCGAGGTGCCGCGCGACGAGTTCGATCACGTGCTCCTTCGCCGCGCCTCGACCTTGGGCGCGGAGGTGCGCGAGGGGTGGACGGTCACGCGGATCGTCTTCGACAACGACCGCGCCGTCGGCGTGGAAGCGCGCGATCCCAACGGGGTCACGCACTCGCTCGCCGCGCCCTTCGTGGTGGATGCCACCGGACGCGACGCGATGCATGCGCACACGACGCGCAGCACCATCCGGGTGCCGCACCTCGACAAGACGGCCCTGTTCACGCACTTCCGCGGCGCGCACCGCGACACGGGCGATCGCGAGGGCGACATCCAGATTGTCGTGTTTCCGGCGGGTTGGTTCTGGTTCATCCCCTTCAAGGATGGCCGCACCAGCGTCGGCGCCGTCGTGTCCAGCGCGTGGATGAAGACGCGCACCCCCGGCCAAACCGTGGACGACCTCTACCGCCGCGCGGTGAGCGAGTCGGACGTCGCCACGCGGATGCTCGAAGGCGCCGAACAGCTCTTCCCCGCAGGCGCCACCGCCGATTTCAGCTTTCGCGTGAAGCGCCTCGCCGGCCCCGGATGGCTTGCCGTGGGCGATTCGGGCGGCTTCATCGATCCGCTCTTTTCGACGGGCGCGCACCTGGCCATCTATGGCGGCTACCACGGGGCCGAGGCCATCCATGCGGCGCTCGAGTCGGGGGAGAGCGTGGACCGCTTCGTCGCGTGGGAAAAACAGGTACGCCGGGGCGCCGAGCTCTTTCTCGGCGCCGTCCAAGCGTTCTACCAGGGCACCCTCACCGAGTACCTGTTTGCGGACAAGCCGCATCCCTTCTTGAAGCGCTCCATCACGTCGATGCTCTGCGGCGACGTGTTCCACGGCGACGAGCGCTGGACGCGCGAGATTCAGTCGCGCTTCCCGGCATCGTTCGACTGA
- a CDS encoding S8 family serine peptidase has protein sequence MKHFRTMCALGSAMAVAIAACSDTSVTPGGDESVPPGVAKAGLTATGWSKLDATLRMSTLAAAAPERSEDAESAAPELSSLFVQSKDPAAARRIIEEAGGTVGTVAGDVLTARVPSSAIAMLANGAAVTRMEGALPVHPKLDKAATAVKIDQVHAGVSPLPSPFKGKGVVVGVIDGSVDLAHDAFKKADGTTRVRGIWDQRQKDGTPPLDFKYGTGCTAAQIDAKTCAYQRTGSHGTHVLGIAAGGPVAGVPYIGMAPEADIVWVEPGNAPGVSGPDTLTTAICDGVSYIFKIAEEAKMPAVVNMSLGQHNGSHDGLSLAEKCLDNLTGPGKILVAAAGNEGHGNVNSALDKTPVAVHASATASATPVVLRWLSGSVAAADGKYYAREVINIWTDPDAELSVRVGFESTTGGAPTYSKSIVVERPLADTMLTDGTITLGNVAGSGAVSPTGARNYRVTLRDTNQDGLEDKRPWRLEILGKGKFDAFIDTTNQGGFLLTDQQAGVTVNHDVTIGYPAIAWKVLAVGSFVTRGEWTSSDGKPQQQQTFVGGVPIVAGALSDFSSHGPARNGVGPLKPDITAPGEMIISTLNTSTPAAQVRAKNLIKPSPNGYLAEEGTSMASPLVAGVVALLLERDPKLTVDDIRGIFDRTAVKPEGVDNLPNVMWGRGKLDALAALSDAHFASPIPPRSEDGGTGGNANTGGSSDDGCNVSPSGGLFSGLGAGVLALGITLVRRRRRDQSNDAGKRD, from the coding sequence ATGAAACACTTCCGAACGATGTGTGCCTTGGGCAGTGCGATGGCCGTTGCCATCGCCGCGTGCTCCGATACATCCGTCACGCCGGGTGGCGATGAGAGCGTGCCGCCGGGGGTCGCAAAGGCGGGGCTCACCGCCACGGGCTGGTCCAAGCTCGATGCGACCCTGCGCATGAGTACCCTCGCGGCCGCGGCGCCGGAAAGGAGCGAGGATGCGGAGAGCGCGGCGCCGGAGCTGTCGTCGCTGTTCGTGCAGTCGAAAGATCCTGCGGCGGCCCGCCGGATCATCGAGGAGGCGGGAGGAACGGTGGGAACCGTTGCGGGCGACGTTTTGACCGCGCGTGTGCCCAGCTCGGCGATCGCGATGCTCGCGAACGGTGCGGCCGTGACGCGGATGGAGGGAGCCCTCCCCGTTCATCCGAAGCTCGACAAGGCGGCGACGGCCGTGAAGATCGATCAAGTGCATGCGGGCGTGTCGCCGCTGCCTTCTCCGTTCAAGGGAAAGGGCGTCGTCGTCGGCGTGATCGACGGGAGCGTCGATCTGGCGCACGACGCGTTCAAGAAGGCCGATGGCACCACGCGCGTGCGCGGCATCTGGGACCAACGCCAGAAGGATGGCACCCCGCCTCTGGATTTCAAATACGGCACCGGGTGCACCGCCGCGCAGATTGACGCGAAGACGTGCGCGTACCAACGGACGGGAAGCCACGGCACCCACGTGCTGGGTATCGCGGCGGGTGGCCCCGTCGCGGGGGTGCCGTACATCGGCATGGCCCCCGAGGCCGACATCGTTTGGGTGGAGCCTGGAAACGCGCCCGGGGTTTCCGGGCCGGATACCCTGACGACGGCCATCTGCGACGGCGTCTCGTACATCTTCAAGATCGCCGAGGAGGCGAAGATGCCCGCCGTCGTCAACATGAGCCTCGGCCAGCACAACGGATCGCACGATGGGCTGTCGCTCGCGGAGAAGTGCCTCGACAATCTGACCGGGCCGGGAAAAATCTTGGTCGCGGCCGCGGGCAACGAGGGGCACGGGAACGTCAACTCTGCACTCGACAAGACGCCGGTGGCGGTGCACGCGTCGGCGACGGCTTCGGCGACGCCGGTCGTTTTGCGGTGGCTTTCGGGCTCCGTCGCGGCAGCCGATGGGAAGTACTACGCCAGGGAGGTCATCAACATCTGGACCGATCCTGACGCGGAGCTCTCCGTGCGCGTCGGCTTCGAGTCGACCACCGGCGGTGCGCCCACGTACTCGAAGAGCATCGTCGTGGAGCGGCCGCTCGCCGACACGATGCTCACCGACGGCACCATCACTCTGGGAAATGTGGCCGGCAGCGGGGCCGTGTCCCCGACGGGCGCACGCAACTACAGGGTGACCCTGAGGGACACCAACCAGGACGGGCTCGAAGACAAGCGTCCCTGGCGCTTGGAGATCCTGGGGAAGGGCAAATTCGACGCGTTCATCGATACGACCAACCAGGGCGGGTTCCTGCTCACGGATCAACAGGCTGGTGTGACGGTCAATCACGACGTGACCATCGGCTACCCCGCCATCGCGTGGAAAGTGCTCGCCGTGGGCTCCTTCGTCACGCGCGGCGAGTGGACGTCGAGCGACGGAAAGCCGCAGCAGCAGCAGACCTTCGTCGGCGGTGTGCCCATCGTCGCTGGCGCACTCAGCGACTTTTCCAGCCACGGTCCTGCGCGCAACGGCGTGGGGCCGCTAAAGCCGGACATCACCGCGCCCGGCGAGATGATCATCTCGACATTGAACACCAGCACGCCGGCGGCCCAAGTTCGCGCCAAGAACCTCATCAAGCCCTCGCCGAACGGTTACCTCGCCGAGGAGGGCACGAGCATGGCGTCCCCGCTCGTGGCGGGCGTGGTCGCGCTGCTGCTGGAGCGCGATCCGAAGCTCACCGTCGACGACATTCGTGGGATCTTCGATCGGACGGCGGTCAAGCCCGAAGGCGTGGACAATCTGCCCAACGTGATGTGGGGGCGCGGGAAGCTCGATGCCCTCGCGGCATTGAGCGATGCCCACTTCGCGTCGCCCATCCCGCCGCGTTCGGAGGACGGCGGTACCGGCGGCAACGCCAACACCGGCGGCAGCTCCGACGATGGGTGCAATGTGTCACCGAGCGGAGGGCTGTTCTCCGGGCTCGGCGCGGGCGTCCTCGCATTGGGGATCACCCTCGTGCGCCGCAGGCGCCGCGATCAGTCGAACGATGCCGGGAAGCGCGACTGA
- a CDS encoding S8 family serine peptidase gives MAACSDSAPAVVGSGDDAVETRVAQAGLTALGWGKLDATLRSRTLDDAPASEASAPSVALYVQSKEPEVTRRLIEAAGGSVGTVSGDVMTARVPAGAVATIANNVSVSRMEGATPVYARLDKTIAAVKADQVHAGAAPLPSAFKGAGVIVGVVDGGMDLKHAAFKTSDGKTRIRSLWHQTAKGGKPPSTYGYDYGSVCDAAAIDAGTCNYTSKEHHGTHVTGIAAGSRVAGVPYLGMAPESDLVLVDVDLANQNSPDAVPVSTAICDGAGYIFKMAEAANKPAVVNMSLGDFSGPHDGSSLADKCLDNLTGPGKIIVAAAGNEGRAKINPLASTRTFAHATAVASTKPVVVRWLPGRVMESNGQFYADQILNLWSNSDVNLSVRVGFVPVAGGTPTYSKAIQVDKPLARATLTDGTITVGPVQGAGSVEASGARNIRVGTWDGDGDHREDGLVWLLEITGNGRFDAWIDSTRGGGFIIDGQEPGVSVNHDMTIGFPATASKVISVASYTSRNSWTAAKDGQEWKPTGADGKPLTIGAISEFSSRGPLRNEAAPMKPDITAPGEMVISAWNTSAPIDTGTPDRIVKAPPNGYAAYEGTSMASPVVAGVVALMLQKEPKLTVEDIRGTFQRTAVKPDGVTVPSSTWGYGKLDAFAAVGDAKVAPPPPNDGNGDAKGEEKSKSGCNVAPTGGLFSGLGAGALALSMMLVRRRRRG, from the coding sequence GTGGCGGCTTGCTCCGATTCGGCGCCCGCCGTCGTGGGGAGTGGAGACGATGCGGTGGAGACGCGTGTCGCGCAGGCGGGGCTGACCGCCCTCGGGTGGGGCAAGCTCGACGCCACCCTGCGCTCGCGTACGCTCGACGACGCACCGGCCAGCGAAGCGAGCGCGCCATCCGTGGCGCTTTACGTCCAGTCGAAGGAGCCCGAGGTTACGCGGCGGCTCATCGAGGCGGCGGGAGGGAGCGTTGGAACCGTCTCGGGTGACGTGATGACGGCGCGTGTGCCCGCCGGCGCGGTGGCCACGATCGCGAACAACGTCAGCGTGTCGCGGATGGAAGGCGCCACCCCGGTGTACGCCAGACTCGACAAGACGATTGCCGCGGTGAAGGCCGACCAGGTGCATGCGGGGGCTGCGCCACTTCCTTCGGCCTTCAAGGGCGCGGGGGTCATCGTGGGCGTCGTCGACGGCGGGATGGACTTGAAGCACGCCGCCTTCAAGACGAGCGACGGCAAGACCCGAATCCGCTCCCTCTGGCACCAAACGGCCAAGGGCGGCAAGCCGCCTTCAACCTACGGTTACGACTACGGCAGTGTGTGCGATGCCGCGGCGATCGACGCGGGAACGTGCAACTACACGAGCAAGGAGCACCACGGGACGCACGTCACCGGCATCGCGGCGGGGTCGCGCGTTGCGGGCGTGCCTTACCTCGGCATGGCGCCCGAGTCGGATCTCGTGTTGGTGGACGTGGATCTCGCCAATCAGAACAGCCCCGACGCCGTTCCCGTATCGACCGCCATTTGCGATGGGGCCGGGTACATCTTCAAGATGGCAGAGGCGGCGAACAAGCCGGCCGTCGTCAACATGAGCCTCGGCGATTTCAGCGGCCCGCACGATGGCTCGTCGCTCGCCGACAAGTGCCTCGACAATTTGACCGGGCCCGGAAAAATCATCGTGGCCGCTGCCGGAAACGAAGGGCGAGCAAAGATCAACCCCCTGGCGTCTACGCGGACGTTTGCACACGCGACGGCGGTCGCTTCGACGAAGCCGGTCGTCGTGCGGTGGCTGCCAGGGCGGGTGATGGAATCCAACGGCCAATTCTATGCGGACCAGATTCTGAATCTCTGGAGCAACTCGGACGTGAACCTTTCGGTTCGAGTGGGCTTCGTGCCCGTCGCGGGCGGAACGCCGACGTATTCGAAGGCCATCCAGGTCGACAAGCCGCTCGCGAGGGCCACGCTCACCGATGGGACCATCACCGTTGGGCCCGTCCAGGGCGCCGGGAGTGTGGAAGCTTCGGGGGCGCGCAACATTCGCGTGGGCACGTGGGATGGAGATGGTGACCACCGAGAAGATGGGCTGGTCTGGCTGCTCGAAATCACCGGCAATGGGCGCTTCGATGCCTGGATCGACTCCACGAGGGGCGGCGGCTTCATCATCGACGGACAGGAGCCCGGCGTGAGCGTCAACCACGACATGACCATCGGTTTCCCCGCGACCGCATCGAAGGTCATCTCGGTGGCCTCGTACACCTCACGCAACTCTTGGACGGCGGCGAAAGATGGTCAGGAGTGGAAGCCAACTGGCGCCGACGGCAAACCCTTGACCATCGGTGCGATCAGCGAATTCTCCAGCCGCGGGCCGCTTCGCAACGAAGCGGCGCCGATGAAGCCGGACATCACCGCCCCGGGCGAAATGGTGATCTCGGCGTGGAACACGTCCGCTCCCATCGACACCGGCACCCCCGATCGCATCGTCAAAGCTCCACCGAATGGCTACGCCGCGTACGAAGGGACGAGCATGGCTTCGCCCGTCGTCGCCGGCGTGGTGGCACTCATGCTGCAGAAGGAGCCGAAGCTCACGGTCGAGGATATCCGTGGCACCTTCCAGCGCACGGCCGTGAAGCCCGACGGGGTGACGGTGCCGAGTTCGACGTGGGGCTACGGAAAGCTCGATGCGTTCGCCGCGGTGGGCGATGCGAAGGTCGCGCCGCCTCCTCCGAACGATGGAAATGGCGACGCGAAGGGCGAAGAGAAGAGCAAGAGCGGATGCAACGTGGCTCCTACCGGCGGGCTCTTCTCCGGACTCGGCGCGGGAGCTCTTGCATTGAGCATGATGCTCGTGCGCCGACGCCGCCGCGGGTGA